From Quercus robur chromosome 8, dhQueRobu3.1, whole genome shotgun sequence:
AAATGATGATTGATGTATCTCCATAATGATGAATAAATTCATGCAGGTGTCGCTATGGAATTGGAGGATTCCTTGTTTCCTTTGTTGAGGGAGGTAAGTATAAGTATTGATCCATATGAAGTGTTTCAAGATGTAGAGTGGGCCCTACTAATAGGAGCAAAGCCTCGAGGGCCTGGAATGGAACGAGCTGGTTTACTGGACATAAATGGGCAGATTTTTGCTGAGCAGGTACCACTATTTGGTgtgatttatgattttttttagcaaCAATTGGCTATACTGAATTGATTCTTAtatttcctttattattttattattatagggAAAGGCTCTCAATGCTGTTGCATCCCGTAATGTCAAAGTGATAGTTGTGGGCAACCCCTGCAATACCAAGTAAGAGGGGTTCTATTTTAGTGGTTGATGAACAATTGAAGTGTTCCATACTGTGCCTGTAACTgccttgtgtttcttttttatgcAGTGCATTAATTTGTATGAAAAATGCTCCAAATATAcctgcaaaaaattttcatgcTTTGACTCGGTTAGATGAGAATAGGGCAAAATGTCAGGTAAAGTCAGCTAATGACCATTGCCGGTGTTGATTAGCAGTTGTCATGACCAAAAGGAATTATTATTCTAAATAATGGCTATGATTTATGCAGTTGGCCCTCAAAGCAGGTGTCTTCTATGATAAAGTGTCAAATATGACCATCTGGGGAAACCACTCTACCACTCAGGTTATTAAGAGGTTCTGttataaatgcatgaaaaatttcCCCACTCCTCTTCTAAAGTAACTTTATATGTAACTTTACCAGGTTCCAGACTTTTTAAATGCTAGAATCAATGGATTTCCTGTGAAAGAGGTTATAAGGGATCAAAAGTGGTTAGAGGAGGAGTTCACGGAAAAGGTCCAGAAGGTAAGATTTTCATagtgctaatatatatatatatatatatatatatatatagtccgGTAAAATCAAATGTGTGGGTTTCACGTTCAGATGCTAAAGGCAAGTTTTGATTTGCAGAGAGGTGGTGTGTTGATTAAAAAATGGGGAAGATCTTCAGCTGCATCAACTTCTGTGTCAATTGTTGATGCAATACGGTCCTTAATTACTCCTACCCCTGAGGGTGATTGGTTTTCATCAGGAGTAAGTCTTTGTTTGTTTAAAATGCATGCATACAGATATATGCTGTCAGTTTCTTGAGAATAAATTAGAAATCCCAAGTAACCATAATGTCAGAGATCCACTAACTTCATCCAAACTAATGCTGGGAGTAAATAATTTGGCACAACCCGTATGATGAAAATAACAGAAGTGACTACCGGAAATCATTCAGTTAGTCTCAGGAGTTTTCTATGTTctaaattttcttcctatcctttACTATTTGTCCAAAACAATAATATCTTTAGTATCAAAGACATACTGGTTTTTGAAGCAAATCAGCTAATTGAATGCCACTTGCCAGAAGATTCCTATCAGGTAGCATAACTTGTCTGTACAACCATACAATTATGAACATGGTACAACCTAATAAAAAGGATTATAAACATggttttttgatattatttgaGTCACTTCAGTTGCAAACAAGTTAAAATACTGGCTTTAATTCTCCAGTCTCATTATTGCAATGCCATTGTAGGTTTACACCACTGGAAATCCTTATGGAATTGCAGAGGATATTGTTTTCAGTATGCCATGCAGATCAAAAGTAAGTTTAGCTCAGAGTTTTCTAatgataatatttaattgaCTTTTCCGTAAAAACGTAATCCCATTCATTCTCCAGGGAGATGGTGATTATGAGCTTGTCAAGGATGTAATATTTGATGACTACCTTCTTGAGCGAATCACCAGGGTGAGCTATCTTCTCATCTACTAAGGGAATGTCAGAACTTatcatgaaaagaagaaaatccccatttttttaaaaggaagtTGATGGAAACTAATGATATCATAATTGTGATACCTTTGATAATGTGAATTGGATTGAAGAAGTGTGTGTTATGTAGGCGTGTTCCAAGtctacctttttttctttttttctaacaCCATTATTATGCAGACTGAAGCTGAACTGCTAGCTGAGAAGAGATGTGTGGCACACCTTATAGGGGAGGTAGATATTCTGATATTGTAATATTTTCTAACTATTGATTGATGCATCAGTATATGAGTCATcttcaaatgttttgttttttaatttattttttcagggCATCGCTTTCTGTGATCTACCTGAGGATACAATGCTTCCTGGAGAGATGTAACGCTCATCATCAGACTGCTCTTTTATCTGAAGAATTCATGCGACAGCCAGCTACCACAATGAGCTGTGAGGAGGGTTAACAGATAtatggaaaattaaaattatactgTTATTTAATGTagaatgttttcaaaaataatttcccatTTGGTAGCAAAGAGTCAATGTTacttacccaaaataaaaaatatatatatatatatattaagtcaCTGTTGAGCcatttgttgaattttgaaatCATGTCTTTTGCGGTAAGCATGGGGCTTTCACGTTAAATGCATATTCCTTGCTTTGCTCGGGTGAGCGGTTCTCAGCTAAACCATCTATATGTACTTGTGTTGTAATTTTGTTGAAGTGCTTTAATAAGCTAATCTTGTATCGTTTGGGTGCTGTATATCATTCTTCTTCAAGCTCTGTTGCCGATACTGTAACATGATGGTCCTTTATGATAAGCAGAGAGAGAGTTTCTCAAGGTTAATAACTACTATAATCTGATTAAAACATGAGGACATT
This genomic window contains:
- the LOC126697155 gene encoding malate dehydrogenase [NADP], chloroplastic — translated: MAVAELSPSYTKAHFHSSQLSSLSTRLANFRHCAFRPLPRARNSLTISCSVAPNQVEAPVAVKNEEPKNKTECYGVFCLTYDLKAEEETKSWKKLINIAVSGAAGMISNHLLFKLASGEVFGPDQPVALKLLGSERSFQALEGVAMELEDSLFPLLREVSISIDPYEVFQDVEWALLIGAKPRGPGMERAGLLDINGQIFAEQGKALNAVASRNVKVIVVGNPCNTNALICMKNAPNIPAKNFHALTRLDENRAKCQLALKAGVFYDKVSNMTIWGNHSTTQVPDFLNARINGFPVKEVIRDQKWLEEEFTEKVQKRGGVLIKKWGRSSAASTSVSIVDAIRSLITPTPEGDWFSSGVYTTGNPYGIAEDIVFSMPCRSKGDGDYELVKDVIFDDYLLERITRTEAELLAEKRCVAHLIGEGIAFCDLPEDTMLPGEM